Proteins from a genomic interval of Chlamydiota bacterium:
- the cysS gene encoding Cysteine--tRNA ligase yields MHKLVLYNTLTHQKQILEPTSPFLMYTCGPTVYDMAHIGNFRTFVCEDLLRRVLEFLGYKVKHVMNITDIDDKTIKGAIEKKVSLQEFTEPYTDAFFEDLTLLGCKKANAYPKATEFIPKMIQIIEKLIKTKHAYSMSDGVYFDIHSFKHYGKLSHLNLEELQAGASKRCHVDEYDRKHISDFVLWKAYDPKRDGDIFWVSPFGKGRPGWHLECSCMAMDLLGETIDLHAGGVDNIFPHHENEIAQSESLSKKPFVKHWFHVEHLLVNNKKMAKSLGNFYTLKDLIKKGYTGTCVRYLLLSAHYKTQLNFTLEALDSAKQACDRLNTLYHRLHTVKNEGSYDAKDLIESTLFEFTEALIDDLNISKALSHLFDFVRAVNALIDENQMSTNLAKECIATLEKLNEPLNIIEIKKASIPKDIVLLAKKRQQAREQKDFELADLVRKEVEEKGYLIKDTPKGFEIKKT; encoded by the coding sequence GAACCAACATCGCCTTTTTTAATGTACACCTGTGGACCGACTGTTTACGACATGGCGCACATTGGAAATTTTAGAACATTTGTATGCGAAGATCTACTAAGAAGAGTGCTTGAGTTTTTGGGCTACAAGGTCAAACATGTGATGAACATCACTGATATTGATGATAAAACTATCAAAGGAGCGATTGAAAAAAAGGTCTCACTTCAAGAGTTTACTGAGCCCTACACAGACGCGTTTTTTGAAGACTTAACTCTTCTTGGTTGCAAAAAGGCGAACGCATATCCAAAAGCCACCGAATTTATTCCAAAAATGATCCAGATAATCGAAAAATTGATTAAGACCAAACACGCATACAGCATGTCTGATGGGGTCTACTTTGATATCCACTCCTTTAAGCACTATGGCAAGCTTTCGCACTTAAATTTAGAAGAGCTGCAAGCAGGGGCTTCTAAAAGATGCCATGTGGATGAATATGATCGCAAGCACATCTCAGACTTTGTGCTCTGGAAAGCATACGATCCTAAGCGAGATGGAGATATTTTTTGGGTCTCACCTTTTGGCAAAGGAAGACCTGGCTGGCATCTGGAATGTTCCTGTATGGCAATGGACTTGCTTGGAGAGACGATCGATTTACATGCAGGAGGTGTAGACAATATTTTTCCCCATCATGAAAATGAAATTGCACAATCAGAAAGTCTATCAAAAAAACCCTTTGTCAAACATTGGTTCCATGTCGAACATTTGCTTGTCAATAACAAAAAAATGGCCAAAAGCTTGGGGAATTTTTACACCCTCAAAGATCTGATAAAAAAAGGATATACAGGAACTTGTGTGCGTTACTTACTTTTAAGCGCGCACTATAAAACGCAGCTTAATTTTACACTAGAGGCACTAGATAGCGCTAAACAGGCTTGCGACCGCCTTAACACGCTTTATCATCGCCTGCATACGGTGAAAAATGAAGGCTCATATGATGCCAAAGACCTGATTGAGTCCACGCTATTTGAATTTACAGAAGCTTTGATAGATGATCTTAATATTTCAAAGGCCCTCAGTCATCTCTTTGATTTTGTGCGCGCAGTAAATGCCTTGATCGATGAAAATCAAATGTCTACTAACTTAGCAAAAGAGTGTATTGCTACATTAGAAAAGCTCAATGAGCCTCTAAATATTATCGAAATCAAAAAAGCCTCTATTCCCAAAGACATTGTGCTTTTGGCAAAAAAAAGACAACAAGCAAGGGAGCAAAAAGATTTTGAACTTGCAGATTTGGTGCGTAAAGAAGTCGAAGAAAAGGGATATCTTATTAAAGATACCCCCAAAGGTTTTGAAATCAAAAAGACTTAA
- the lysS gene encoding Lysine--tRNA ligase produces the protein MSHLLPEYHSYEEFKNRVRLLEEIKALGIDPYPPKYTPGSTSLELLEEYQDLEAHFDLAQSGSSPEAKVAGRLVLFRAMGKNAFAHIQDEKGRIQILFNRDHTKVEGLKGDSITDIKFIEKKLSLGDILGIEGNLFYTQKNELTIFVKKVTLLCKSLLPLAEKHAGLEDKELRYRKRWLDLVSNPEIKQTFFTRSLILKIIREYFEKHGFIEVETPVLQSVYGGANAKPFKTLLNALNEDMFLRISLEIPLKKLLVGGFSKVFEISKVFRNEGLDKTHNPEFTELEAYAAYWDYNDMMEYVEKLYETIALKLFEDTKIVVTHLDQEITLDLKAPWKRLTMKEAIKTYADIDVDTLDDDAIKKILKEKTDLDHQAIEKATRGVHIAMLFEELAEKHLIQPHHITDHPIETTPLCKPHRNKKEKNEGLVERFESFILATEACNAYTELNDPILQRELLVEQALLHEQGNPEAHPLDEEFIEAICQGMPPASGVGIGIDRLVMLFTNCHSIRDVLFFPIMKFLD, from the coding sequence ATGTCGCACTTGCTGCCAGAATATCACTCGTATGAAGAGTTTAAAAATAGAGTCCGTCTCTTAGAAGAGATCAAAGCGCTGGGTATTGACCCTTATCCCCCAAAATATACCCCAGGGTCAACCTCCTTGGAGCTCTTGGAAGAATACCAAGATTTAGAGGCCCATTTTGATCTGGCCCAAAGTGGATCTTCTCCAGAAGCAAAAGTCGCCGGGCGCCTTGTCTTATTTCGCGCTATGGGAAAAAACGCGTTTGCACATATCCAAGACGAAAAAGGACGCATTCAGATCTTATTTAATCGCGATCACACCAAAGTAGAAGGACTTAAAGGAGATTCGATTACCGATATCAAGTTTATCGAAAAAAAGCTCAGTCTTGGTGATATTTTAGGCATTGAGGGAAACCTTTTCTACACGCAAAAAAATGAACTGACCATTTTTGTAAAAAAAGTGACCCTGCTTTGTAAATCCCTGCTTCCTCTTGCAGAAAAACATGCAGGCCTAGAAGACAAAGAGCTTAGATATCGCAAACGCTGGCTTGATCTTGTATCTAATCCTGAAATTAAACAAACTTTTTTCACACGCTCTTTGATTTTGAAGATCATCCGCGAATATTTTGAAAAACATGGCTTTATCGAAGTAGAAACACCTGTGCTCCAAAGCGTGTACGGGGGCGCCAATGCAAAACCCTTTAAAACTCTGCTTAACGCCCTAAACGAAGACATGTTTTTGCGTATTTCTTTGGAAATTCCCTTAAAAAAACTGCTTGTGGGCGGCTTTTCAAAAGTGTTTGAAATTAGCAAAGTATTTCGCAATGAAGGCCTCGACAAAACACACAATCCTGAATTTACAGAACTCGAAGCTTACGCAGCCTATTGGGATTATAATGATATGATGGAATATGTAGAAAAATTGTATGAAACCATTGCTCTTAAGCTTTTTGAAGATACCAAAATTGTAGTGACACATTTAGACCAAGAAATCACTCTTGATCTCAAAGCTCCTTGGAAACGCCTTACTATGAAAGAGGCTATTAAAACATACGCTGATATTGATGTGGACACTCTTGATGACGATGCGATTAAAAAAATCCTTAAAGAAAAAACGGATCTTGACCACCAAGCTATTGAAAAAGCTACAAGAGGTGTTCATATTGCCATGCTTTTTGAAGAATTGGCAGAAAAGCATCTTATCCAACCCCACCACATTACCGATCACCCCATTGAAACAACCCCCTTATGCAAACCCCATCGCAACAAAAAGGAAAAAAATGAGGGCCTTGTCGAACGTTTTGAAAGTTTTATTCTAGCTACAGAAGCGTGTAACGCCTACACAGAACTCAATGATCCTATTTTGCAACGTGAGCTTCTCGTTGAACAAGCTCTGCTTCATGAACAAGGTAACCCAGAAGCACATCCTTTAGACGAAGAGTTTATCGAAGCGATTTGCCAAGGCATGCCTCCTGCTTCTGGTGTAGGCATTGGCATTGACAGGCTCGTCATGCTCTTTACAAATTGTCATTCGATAAGAGATGTGCTCTTTTTTCCCATAATGAAGTTTTTAGACTAA
- the priA gene encoding Primosomal protein N': protein METTLTPNTYVKYASVALDVRLDQLLDYGIEDRHLKIAHPGSRVVVPLRHQMQQGTIVEIKDAPDFDKVHPILEISAKPLLTKDLLELAKWISDYYMTPLRSVLSLIIPTCIKKEIGPKMESFIERKQSRHVIQEALGNIRKKSPKQALVLDVMLHVKKGIFLSELKRKTTTTKAVIDQLIKKGFLKERQVEKERSPLEHLDFIQTQKKQLTTQQQFAFNKIEDALNAKRFEVFLLHGITGSGKTEIYLQAIDNVLKKGQSALLMVPEISLTHQTIERLFSRFYKKIAVLHHRLSSGERFDEWQKVYTQDASIVVGPRSSVFSPMQNLGLIIVDEEHDPSYKQSEKMPAINARDVAIMRAKINQCPVILGSATPSLESYHNTQKKNYTLLELNERINAKLPTVHIVDMQKEHEKKNFIFSDLFLQKFKERQEKKEQTLIFLNRRGFHAFQICPECNEILKCPHCDVSLTFHKYGNKLTCHLCAYSLYPPPKQCPSCKHEMLKFRGIGTEFVETQLRQLFPSTQIVRMDADTTRTKGAHKALIDRFKSKKANVLIGTQMIAKGLHIPSVTLVLVLNCDLTLNLPDFKAPENVFQLVTQVAGRSGRGHLPGEVILQTKFTNHPVIQCAAKEDYKRFFNYELEQRKAFLFPPHNKLIKLMFRSFDEKSLLRFANQYFEKIKEKLSKGYTLYPLVPCGISKIKDQFRYQILIKGPNVATMQALLSSIEIDKSKNVSCFFDIDPYSTFF from the coding sequence ATGGAAACAACTCTTACACCTAACACTTACGTAAAATATGCCTCCGTTGCTCTCGATGTGCGTCTAGATCAACTTTTAGATTATGGCATTGAAGATCGCCACCTTAAAATCGCACATCCTGGATCACGTGTTGTGGTTCCTCTAAGACATCAGATGCAGCAAGGCACCATTGTTGAAATCAAAGATGCTCCCGATTTTGATAAAGTCCATCCTATTTTAGAGATTTCTGCAAAACCCCTCTTAACAAAAGATCTCTTAGAATTAGCTAAATGGATCAGCGACTATTACATGACTCCTTTAAGATCTGTGTTATCTCTCATTATTCCGACATGTATCAAAAAGGAAATAGGACCCAAGATGGAATCTTTCATTGAACGCAAACAATCTCGCCACGTTATCCAAGAAGCTCTTGGTAACATACGAAAAAAAAGCCCTAAACAAGCCCTTGTTCTAGACGTGATGCTCCATGTAAAAAAGGGAATATTTTTATCCGAACTAAAGCGTAAAACAACTACTACAAAAGCGGTAATTGACCAGCTAATAAAAAAAGGATTTTTAAAAGAAAGACAGGTGGAAAAAGAACGCTCCCCTCTAGAACATCTCGACTTTATCCAAACGCAAAAAAAACAGCTGACAACACAACAACAATTTGCTTTTAACAAAATCGAAGATGCACTCAATGCAAAACGCTTCGAGGTTTTTTTGCTTCATGGGATAACGGGCTCTGGAAAAACAGAAATCTACTTACAAGCGATCGACAATGTGCTTAAAAAAGGACAATCTGCTCTTTTGATGGTGCCAGAAATTAGCTTAACACACCAAACCATCGAACGCCTCTTTTCTCGCTTTTATAAAAAAATTGCCGTGCTGCACCATCGTCTAAGCTCTGGCGAGCGTTTTGATGAATGGCAAAAAGTCTACACGCAAGATGCCTCCATTGTGGTGGGTCCAAGATCTAGCGTATTTTCCCCTATGCAAAACTTAGGACTCATCATCGTAGATGAAGAGCATGATCCTTCCTACAAGCAGTCAGAAAAAATGCCTGCCATCAATGCACGCGATGTGGCCATTATGCGCGCAAAAATCAATCAGTGCCCAGTCATTTTAGGCTCTGCCACACCAAGTCTAGAAAGCTATCACAACACGCAAAAGAAAAACTATACGCTCTTAGAACTCAATGAACGCATCAACGCAAAACTCCCCACTGTGCATATTGTGGATATGCAAAAAGAACACGAGAAGAAAAACTTCATTTTTAGCGATCTGTTTTTGCAAAAATTTAAAGAAAGGCAAGAAAAAAAAGAGCAAACGCTTATCTTTTTAAACCGTCGCGGGTTCCATGCCTTTCAAATCTGCCCTGAATGTAATGAGATTCTCAAATGCCCTCACTGCGATGTCAGTCTCACTTTTCACAAATACGGAAACAAGCTCACCTGCCATTTGTGTGCCTACAGTCTATACCCTCCCCCAAAACAATGTCCCAGTTGCAAACACGAGATGCTCAAATTTAGAGGCATCGGCACAGAATTTGTTGAAACACAACTGCGCCAGCTTTTTCCTTCCACACAAATCGTGCGCATGGATGCAGATACCACACGGACCAAAGGTGCGCACAAGGCACTCATCGATCGTTTCAAATCCAAAAAAGCCAACGTCCTCATTGGCACACAAATGATTGCCAAAGGATTGCACATTCCTTCTGTGACGCTGGTGCTCGTTCTCAACTGCGATCTTACCCTGAATCTCCCCGATTTCAAAGCGCCTGAAAATGTCTTTCAGCTGGTCACACAGGTGGCCGGAAGATCGGGCAGAGGCCATCTTCCAGGAGAGGTGATTTTACAAACCAAATTTACCAATCACCCTGTCATCCAGTGCGCGGCAAAAGAAGATTATAAGCGTTTTTTCAACTATGAACTTGAACAAAGAAAAGCATTTTTGTTCCCTCCCCACAATAAGCTCATCAAATTGATGTTTCGTTCTTTTGATGAAAAAAGCTTGCTAAGATTTGCCAACCAATATTTTGAAAAGATCAAAGAAAAGCTATCCAAAGGCTATACGCTCTATCCTCTTGTTCCTTGCGGGATTTCTAAAATCAAAGATCAATTTCGCTACCAAATTTTAATCAAGGGCCCCAATGTTGCAACTATGCAAGCCCTGCTTTCTTCCATAGAAATCGACAAGTCAAAAAATGTCTCGTGTTTTTTTGATATTGATCCCTACTCGACATTCTTTTAA